The Candidatus Izemoplasmatales bacterium genome has a window encoding:
- the ftcD gene encoding glutamate formimidoyltransferase → MKRIIECVPNISEGRDQDKIDRIVGTLRHRPGFAVVSAEPDKDYNRTVITLIGDPDAIAAAIPEFVGEALSLIDLNHHKGEHPRMGAVDVIPFVPIAGVEIEECVKLAEDVASIVSARFDIPVFLYAKAARKPERILLPDIRKGEFEGMKEKIRDPLWAPDFGRPEIHPTFGAVAIGARMPLVAFNVDLATRDEKPAKDISRYVRGSSGGYQFVQAAPAFLEQRGHYQVTMNILDHVKNPIYRILEAVKMEARRFRVEVTGCELVGLVPAAALVESLKYYRQPEGKKTPDSMPYSELAAEAALRFGLRDFDAMKIIEANLPGDLR, encoded by the coding sequence CCGGCACAGGCCGGGCTTCGCCGTCGTCTCGGCGGAACCCGACAAGGACTACAACCGCACCGTGATCACCCTCATCGGCGATCCCGACGCGATCGCCGCGGCGATCCCCGAGTTCGTCGGCGAGGCGCTGTCGCTCATCGACCTGAACCATCACAAGGGGGAGCATCCCCGCATGGGCGCGGTCGACGTGATCCCGTTCGTCCCGATCGCGGGCGTCGAGATCGAGGAGTGCGTGAAGCTCGCCGAAGACGTCGCCTCGATCGTCTCGGCCCGTTTCGACATCCCCGTCTTCCTCTACGCCAAGGCCGCGCGGAAACCCGAAAGGATCCTCCTTCCGGACATCCGCAAGGGCGAATTCGAAGGCATGAAGGAGAAGATCAGGGATCCGCTCTGGGCGCCCGACTTCGGCCGCCCCGAAATCCATCCGACCTTCGGTGCGGTCGCCATCGGCGCCCGCATGCCCCTGGTCGCCTTCAACGTCGACCTCGCCACGAGGGACGAGAAGCCGGCGAAGGACATCTCGCGCTACGTGCGCGGTTCTTCCGGCGGCTACCAGTTCGTCCAGGCGGCGCCCGCCTTTCTCGAGCAGCGCGGCCACTACCAGGTCACGATGAATATCCTCGACCACGTCAAGAACCCGATCTACCGCATCCTCGAGGCGGTGAAGATGGAAGCCAGGCGCTTCCGGGTCGAGGTCACCGGCTGCGAACTCGTCGGTCTCGTCCCGGCGGCGGCGCTCGTCGAATCGCTCAAGTACTACCGCCAGCCGGAGGGGAAGAAGACGCCGGACTCGATGCCGTATTCCGAACTCGCCGCCGAAGCGGCGCTCCGCTTCGGGCTGCGCGACTTCGACGCGATGAAGATCATCGAGGCCAACCTCCCCGGAGACCTCCGATGA
- a CDS encoding cyclodeaminase/cyclohydrolase family protein produces MELIERNVRDFLNELASDSPAPGGGSASALAAAMGAALVCMVGKLTVGKKRFLALPDADRARFIGATAACEATRERLTALVDEDAKSFDAVMAAYRLPKGTEAELEARRRAVEEGLRGAIAVPMRTAELCAEAIGRLDTVLAFANRSCISDLGSAAMLLSAGLAGAAMNVEINLAGLSDEEEKNGYRERVLGYLAMRAEAERIVAEIRKQ; encoded by the coding sequence ATGGAACTGATCGAACGGAACGTGAGGGATTTCCTCAACGAACTCGCCTCCGATTCCCCCGCCCCCGGCGGCGGATCGGCGTCGGCGCTCGCGGCGGCGATGGGCGCCGCCCTCGTCTGCATGGTCGGGAAGCTGACCGTCGGGAAGAAGAGGTTCCTCGCCCTGCCCGACGCCGACCGCGCCCGCTTCATCGGCGCGACGGCCGCGTGCGAGGCGACCCGGGAACGGCTGACGGCGCTCGTCGACGAGGATGCGAAAAGCTTCGACGCGGTGATGGCGGCCTACAGGCTCCCGAAGGGCACGGAAGCGGAACTCGAGGCGCGCAGGCGCGCCGTCGAGGAAGGCCTCCGCGGCGCGATCGCGGTGCCGATGCGGACCGCCGAACTGTGTGCCGAGGCGATCGGCCGGCTCGACACCGTCCTCGCCTTCGCCAACCGCTCCTGCATCTCCGACCTCGGCAGCGCCGCGATGCTTCTGTCCGCGGGCCTCGCAGGGGCGGCGATGAACGTCGAGATCAACCTCGCCGGCCTGTCCGACGAGGAGGAGAAGAACGGGTATCGCGAACGCGTCCTGGGGTATCTTGCCATGCGCGCCGAGGCCGAGCGGATCGTCGCCGAGATCCGGAAGCAGTAG
- the hutI gene encoding imidazolonepropionase: MKADLILTNIGELWSQDHHPPVKGADMNDATVLKDAFVAVRDGLVQGFGTGDGEAFRGPATVVADVRGAIVTPGLVDGHTHLVHAGHRAYEFALKLQGVPYLEILKRGGGILSTVRATRTASFDDLFIQAERSLDRMLAFGVTCVEAKSGYGLDPETERKILKVVWKLGETHPVELVPTSMTAHAVPADYADRRGEFIALVLSDLETVREEGLAEGVDVFCEPGAFTLDEAARILSRAKELGFSTRLHADEIASTGGTGLAVELGCASADHLGAVSDRDVLALAASDTVANLLPGTSFYLGHEYAPARKLIDAGAAVAVASDYNPGSCPSENFQFTLQLAANKLGMTPSEVLTAATVNPAFHLGRAGRIGSIAVGKAADMVVFDAPSFEYVLYHFGVNHVKDVYKKGRRVVADGRIVRE, from the coding sequence ATGAAGGCCGACCTGATCCTCACGAACATCGGCGAACTCTGGTCGCAGGACCACCACCCGCCGGTGAAGGGCGCCGACATGAACGACGCCACCGTCCTGAAGGACGCCTTCGTCGCCGTCCGCGACGGGCTCGTCCAGGGTTTCGGGACGGGCGACGGAGAAGCGTTCCGCGGTCCCGCGACGGTCGTCGCCGACGTCCGCGGCGCGATCGTGACCCCCGGTCTCGTCGACGGCCACACGCATCTCGTGCACGCCGGCCATCGCGCCTACGAATTCGCCCTCAAGCTCCAGGGCGTCCCCTACCTCGAGATCCTCAAACGCGGTGGCGGGATCCTCTCGACCGTCAGGGCGACCCGCACGGCGTCGTTCGACGACCTCTTCATCCAGGCGGAGAGAAGCCTCGACCGGATGCTTGCCTTCGGCGTCACCTGCGTCGAGGCGAAAAGCGGCTACGGCCTCGACCCCGAGACCGAGCGGAAGATCCTGAAGGTCGTCTGGAAACTCGGCGAGACCCATCCCGTCGAACTCGTGCCGACCTCGATGACGGCGCACGCCGTCCCGGCGGACTACGCCGACCGGCGCGGGGAATTCATCGCGCTCGTCCTTTCCGACCTCGAGACCGTGCGCGAAGAAGGTCTGGCCGAAGGCGTCGACGTCTTCTGCGAACCGGGCGCGTTCACCCTCGACGAGGCGGCGCGCATCCTGTCAAGGGCGAAGGAACTGGGCTTCTCGACCCGGCTTCACGCGGACGAGATCGCCTCGACCGGCGGAACCGGCCTGGCGGTCGAGCTCGGCTGCGCCTCCGCCGACCACCTCGGGGCCGTCTCGGACCGCGACGTCCTCGCCCTCGCGGCGTCCGACACGGTCGCAAACCTGCTTCCCGGCACGTCGTTCTACCTCGGACACGAATACGCCCCGGCGCGCAAGCTGATCGACGCCGGTGCGGCGGTCGCCGTCGCCTCCGACTACAATCCCGGCAGCTGCCCCTCGGAAAATTTCCAGTTCACCCTTCAGCTCGCCGCGAACAAGCTCGGGATGACCCCGTCCGAAGTGCTGACCGCGGCGACCGTTAATCCCGCCTTCCATCTCGGACGCGCGGGAAGGATCGGCTCGATCGCCGTCGGGAAGGCCGCCGACATGGTCGTCTTCGATGCGCCGAGCTTCGAGTACGTGCTCTACCACTTCGGCGTCAACCACGTGAAGGACGTTTATAAAAAAGGCCGCCGCGTCGTCGCGGACGGCCGCATCGTCAGGGAGTGA
- a CDS encoding ABC transporter permease subunit: protein MKDILSVFRYERYRTTRNIVRMLSVVLVLMTFFGFSWGLYDMYYRDFYSTPRPDPAITEISPEQRADLAEEYADRIAALDQLVLQAEMVGAPDRVLKVYERERAELRFYLETGTVEYDFLQADDILDPTQGVNGGSFAFSILVALRYLLYVYAIFLGASSFSAEHRSGTMRTLVASPISRRDIILGKFLYLAFETAATVFLAAAVAVGVSALYGIEAPPILARTATSFRETTAFALVLVRFFSTWVGMVFLAALAATVGIVLRSSVAGLAIPAGFLMVSYGIFASIVMGDYSFNRTIDPERLASGFPVIALDLHLQGWNLDFTVAVLLHLAMAAGLLWISHIAFRRQNI, encoded by the coding sequence ATGAAAGACATCCTTTCCGTCTTCCGCTACGAACGCTACCGCACCACGAGGAACATCGTCCGGATGCTCTCCGTGGTCCTGGTCCTGATGACTTTCTTCGGTTTCTCGTGGGGTCTGTACGACATGTACTACCGCGACTTCTACAGCACTCCCCGGCCCGACCCGGCGATCACGGAGATCAGCCCGGAACAGCGCGCCGACCTCGCCGAAGAGTACGCGGACCGGATCGCGGCCCTCGACCAGCTCGTACTCCAGGCCGAGATGGTCGGCGCCCCCGACCGGGTCCTCAAGGTCTACGAACGCGAGCGCGCCGAACTCCGCTTCTATCTCGAGACCGGCACGGTCGAATATGACTTCCTGCAGGCCGACGACATCCTCGACCCGACCCAGGGCGTGAACGGCGGAAGCTTCGCGTTCTCGATCCTGGTGGCGCTCCGCTACCTGCTCTACGTCTATGCCATCTTCCTCGGCGCGTCGTCGTTCTCCGCAGAGCATCGTTCCGGAACGATGCGCACGCTCGTCGCCTCGCCGATCAGTCGTCGCGACATCATCCTCGGGAAGTTCCTCTACCTCGCCTTCGAGACCGCCGCGACCGTGTTCTTGGCGGCCGCTGTCGCCGTCGGCGTGAGCGCCCTCTACGGCATCGAGGCCCCGCCGATTCTGGCCCGGACCGCGACGTCCTTCCGGGAGACCACCGCCTTCGCCCTGGTGCTTGTCCGCTTCTTCTCGACCTGGGTGGGGATGGTCTTCCTCGCGGCGCTCGCCGCGACCGTCGGGATCGTCCTCCGCTCCTCCGTCGCCGGCCTTGCGATTCCGGCCGGCTTCCTGATGGTGTCCTACGGGATCTTCGCCTCGATCGTGATGGGGGACTATTCGTTCAACCGCACGATCGACCCCGAACGGCTCGCCTCGGGCTTTCCGGTGATCGCCCTCGACCTCCACCTGCAGGGCTGGAACCTCGACTTCACGGTCGCCGTCCTGCTCCATCTCGCGATGGCCGCAGGCCTGCTCTGGATCTCGCACATCGCCTTCAGGCGCCAGAACATCTGA
- a CDS encoding ABC transporter ATP-binding protein — translation MNLLELKDVWKLYGEKTALSEVTLSIEEGEIVGLLGLNGAGKSTLMKIVAGLAPLSRGSARVGGFDVEQEHGRAARLVGAMIETPAFHQELTGWQNMILTGLVIPDVSKKDMLAAIETVGLEDQFGFAVKKYSVGMKQRLHFARAILGHPRLLLLDEPLSGIDPIAAKRIRDAIIAFAASGGAAVVSSHVLAEIEHFCTRIVIIDRGQIVLDRPRAEVENLEALFLDVVTGGGKAQ, via the coding sequence ACCTGCTGGAACTGAAGGACGTCTGGAAACTGTACGGGGAGAAGACCGCGCTGTCGGAAGTCACCCTCTCGATCGAAGAAGGCGAAATCGTCGGCCTGCTCGGACTCAACGGCGCCGGCAAGTCGACACTCATGAAGATCGTCGCCGGGCTCGCGCCCCTCTCCCGGGGAAGCGCGCGCGTCGGCGGTTTCGACGTCGAGCAGGAACACGGGCGCGCCGCCCGGCTCGTCGGCGCGATGATCGAAACGCCGGCGTTCCATCAGGAACTCACCGGGTGGCAGAACATGATTCTCACCGGCCTCGTGATCCCGGACGTCTCGAAGAAGGACATGCTCGCGGCGATCGAGACCGTCGGCCTCGAGGACCAGTTCGGCTTCGCGGTCAAGAAGTATTCCGTCGGGATGAAGCAACGGCTCCATTTCGCCCGGGCGATCCTCGGACATCCGCGGCTTCTGCTCCTCGACGAACCGCTGTCCGGCATCGACCCGATCGCGGCAAAGCGGATCCGCGACGCGATCATCGCGTTCGCGGCGTCCGGCGGCGCGGCCGTCGTCTCGAGCCACGTCCTCGCCGAGATCGAGCATTTCTGCACGCGGATCGTGATCATCGACCGCGGTCAGATCGTCCTCGACCGACCGCGCGCGGAAGTCGAGAACCTCGAGGCCCTCTTCCTCGATGTCGTGACCGGAGGAGGGAAGGCGCAATGA